The region GATCACGAGCGCGAGGCCGAGCACGAAGACCAGCACGGGCCAGCCGCCGAGGTGGCCGTCGCCGCCGAGCTGCACCGGGACGGTGGTCTGGAACGCGTCGGGGATGCGGGTCACCACTCGCGCGTCGACGAAGCCGATGAGCGCGATGAAGAGGCCGATGCCGACCGAGATGGCCACCTTGAGCTGCTGCGGCACCGCGTGGAAGACCGCCTTGCGGAACCCGGTGAGCACCAGGACGAGGATCAGGATGCCCTCGAGGACCACCAGGCCCATCGCCGCGCCCCAGGTCGACTGGCGCGCGATCGAGTTCGCCACGAAGGCGTTGAGGCCCAGGCCGGTCGCCAGGGCGAGCGGGAAGTTGGCGTAGCCGCCCATCAGGATGGTCAGCACGCCCGCCACCAGCGCCGTACCGGCCGCGATCGCCGGGATGCCGCTGCCGGGCTCCGCGCCGCCACCGAGGAAGGCACCCGTCGAGTCGGGCACGAAGCCGAGGATCAGCGGGTTCAGCACGATGATGTAGGCCATCGTGAGGAAGGTGACCAGGCCACCGCGGAGCTCGCGACCGACGGTCGAGCCCCGCTCGCTGATCTTGAAGAATCCGTCGAGGCCGGCTGTCGGTGCAGTCTTGGTGTCACTCACGGAACCGCAGTGTGGCAGAACCTTGCTACGGCCGTGTTTCGCCCCGTGACGCGCGTGTAGCGTGACGATCGTGGACCTGGGCGACGAGCAGCCGACGCAGCACGAGATCGGCAACCGCACCTACATCGTCGCGCAGGTCGAGCCGCTCGACGTCGACGGCGTGCGCACCACCGAGGTCGGCACGGCCCTGTGGCTGCTCGGCTTCCTCGGCCTGCTCCCCTTCTGGAGCACGCTCCAGGACAACGGACGCACCTGGTGGCTGTGGACCTGCCTGGCGGGCTTCGGCCTCGGCCTGTGCGGCCTGGAGTACTGCCGCCGTCGTCGCAAGGAGCGCGCGGCGCAGCGCGGTGCCGGCGGAGCGCACCGGTGAGCCTGCCCAGGACCCGCTGGGAGCTCACGGGCCAGGGCAACCGGGGCTACGGCCAGCACTTCGCCGAACAGGTGGCCCGGGGTGCGGACGTGGACGGGGAGGCGCGGTTCGTCGACGCGCTCGCCGCGCGCGGCGCACGGATCCTCGACATCGGCTCCGGCATGGGGCGCGTCGCCGCCTCCCTGCAGGCGCGCGGCCACGAGGTGGTCGCCACCGAGCCCGACCCGGACCTGCGTGCGCAGTCGGAGTCGACGTACGCCGACCTCGCCGTGCTCCCCCACGAGGCCCTCGCCCTCGACCCGGCCGAGGTCGGTGCGTTCGACCTCGTGGTCGTGGTCGGCAACGTGATGATCTACCTCGGCGAGGACACCGAGGTGGCCGTGCTGGAGCGGGTCCGCGACCTGCTCGCCCCCGGTGGTCGCGCCGTCGTCGGCTTCCACCTGACCGCGGTCAAGACCGGCAGCCGGACCTACCCGGCCGACGAGTTCGTCGCCGACGTGGCGTCGGCCGGCCTGCGGGTGGTGCACCGGTTCGGCAGCTACGAGCTGCACGAGCCGAACGACGACTACGCCGTCTGGGTGCTCACGCGGGCCTGAAGCCGTCGTCGGTCAGGGTGTCGAAGACGTGCTCGGGCATCGGCAGCGGCTGCTGCTTGCGAGCCAGCTTGACCTCGGAGTGGGCGCCGCAGCCGTGGTCGAGCGTGACGACCCGGCCGTCGTCGTTGGCGTTGCCGTTGGCGCACACGCCGAAGCTCATCGAGAGCGAGCCGTTGAGCCGCACGAGGAACCCGCACGAGAAGCAGTGGTCGGGCGCGCTCTTCGCCAGCGGCGCGTCGGGGCCGCCGGTGCCGGCGTGCCAGCGCTCCGCCGCCATGTCCAGGCCCTCGCGGCTGAGCGTGCGCACCCGACCGAGCCCGAGGTCCTCGGCCACGCGGCGCACCTGCGCCTTCGCGTCGCCGTCGAGCGGCGTGTCGAGCGGGTCGTCGCCGACGAGGTAGGTCGGCACGAGGCGCGCGTCCTCGTCCTCGACCGGGAGCAGGTCGCCGGGCGAGAGGTCTCCGGGCTGGATCCGCTCCTTGTAGGGCACCCAGGCCGGCGCCACGATCGCCTCGTCGCCGGGCAGCAGCACGACCTCGTTGACGGTGAGCTCCTTGCCGCGCTTGGCGCGGGTGAGGGTCACCGACCAGAACCACCCGGGGTAGCCCGGGCGCACGCAGGCGAACTGGTGCGTCACGACGCGCTCACCCTCGGCGCGGGCACCGAGGTGGTCACCCAGCTCTTCGGGCTCGGCGACCTCGAGGACGACCTGGCGCGCCAGGTCGACGGCCTTGGCGAGGGCCGAGTCCGGCTTTCCGGCACGGGTGGGGAGAGCGATCACGAGTGCATCCTCGCAAACGCCTGGTCGTCCTGTCCCCTCGACGTCCCGTCCGGACGTCCCGGTGCACGTCTCGGTGGACGTCCTGACCCGTCCTGTCGGGTGCGTACGCCAAGATGGTGCCGTGACCTCCGAGCGCCCCCACCCCGTGCCGGGGCAGGACCCGGGTCACGAGCAGGAGCACGACGCGGGGCAGCCGACCGAGCCGATGTCGGCACATCCCAGCGGTGCCGTACGCCGTTCGCTGTCGGGCGCCGCACGCGGTGTCCGCGCGACGGGGCGGGGCGCCCGAGCGGTCGGCCACGGAGCCGGGACGGCCGGCCAGTACGCCGTGCGGCAGGCCCGACGCGCCGCCCGCGCCGAGGGCGCGGGCGACTCCGGGCTCTCCCGGCTGATCGAGCTGCACGCCTTCAACGCCGCCGGTGACGCGGCCGTGGCGATCTCGCTCGCGGGCACGCTGTTCTTCCAGGTCCCGACCGGCGAGGCACGCGGCCAGGTCGCGCTCTTCCTGGGCATCACGATGCTGCCCTTCGCGATCGTCGCGCCGCTGATCGGCCCCTTCCTCGACAAGTTCAGCCACGGCCGCCGGTGGGCGGTCGGCTCGACGATGGCGATCCGCGGCTTCCTGTGCTGGGTGCTCGCCACGGCGGTGGCCACCGAGTCCTACTGGCTGTTCCCCGCCGCGCTCGGGGTGCTCGTCGCCTCCAAGGCCTACGGCGTCACCCGTGCCGCCGCCGTGCCGCGGCTGGTGCCCCCCGACCTGACCCTGGTGAAGGCCAACGCCCGCGTCTCGCTCGCGGGCGTCGTCGGCGCGGGCGTCTCCGCCCCGCTCGCGGTCCTCGCCTCGACCTTCGGCCCCGAGTGGTCGCTGCGCTATGCGTTCGTGATCTTCGTGATCGCCACCATCTGGGCGATCCGGCTGCCCGAGCAGGTCGACGCCAGCCACGGCGAGGGCGACCTGGTGCTCGGCGGCGAGGAGGTCGAGCCGACGACCACCGGCAAGCGGTCGCGCACCCGGATCCCCGCGGCCGTCGCGTTCGCGCTGCGGGCCAACTGCGGGCCGCGCTGGCTCTCGGGCTTCCTCACGATGTTCATGGCGTTCCTGCTGCGCGAGAACCCGATCGGCGACTGGCGCCCCGAGGTCCTGCTCGGCCTCGTCATCGGCGCGGCCGGCCTGGGCAACACCCTCGGGATCACGATCGGGTCGCTGCTGCGCAAGCTCAACCCCGCGGTCACGGTGGTGCTCGCACTGCTGGCCGACGCCGCTGTCGCGACGGTCGCCGCCCTCTTCTACGGGCTCGTCCCGCTGGTGCTGCTCGGCCTGACGGCCGGTCTCGCGCAGTCACTGGCCAAGCTGTCGCTCGACTCCACCATCCAGCGCGACATCCCGAGCCGGATCCAGGCGAGCGCGTTCGCCCGCTCCGACACCACGCTCCAGCTCGCCTGGGTGATCGGCGGGTTCATCGGCATCGCGATGCCGCTGATGCCGCAGCTCGGCCTGGGCATCGCGGCCGGCGTGCTCGGGCTGTGGGCCACGTTCGTGCTGGTCAGCCGACCGGCGCGGTCCGCGCAGGCGCCCGCCCGGTCCTGACGGCGTCCTGGATCTCGCGGACCTAGATCTCGAGCTCGTCGGCGAGCGCGCGCAGCACCTTCGCGGTGCCGCGACCGGCGGCGCGCTCGGGGTGGCGGCCGCGTCGGTAGGTCTCCTCGACCCCCTCGAGCATCTTGATGAGGTCCTCGACGATCGTGACCATCGCGTCGGGCTGCTTGCGCTGCGCGTTGCGCTGGTTGCGGGTGACCGACGCGGGCGCGTCGACCACGCGGACCTGCAGGGCCTGGTCGCCACGGCGGCCCTGGGCGATGCCGAACTCGACCTTGGTGCCGGCCTTCAGGGTGGTGACCCCCTCGGGCAGGGCGTCGGAGTGCACGTAGACGTCCGGGCCGCTCTCCTGGGACAGGAAGCCGAAGCCCTTCTCCGCGTCGTACCACTTCACCTTGCCACTGGGCACGGTCCACTCCACTCAGGTCGGTCAGTCACGTGTGCCGCCACCCATGTCGGTGCAGTCGGCGCGGAAAGGATAGGGCCCGGGGAGGCACGGCCACCAACGGGTTCTGCCTGCCGCCCTTTGCCCAGCGCCGTGACTGCTGGGACGATGGACCACTCGTGGGGCCGCCGCAACGGCGGGGACGACCAGCACGACCCGGACGAACGACGAGGTGGGTGACGCAGCATGGGTGGACGAGCAGTGGGCCGAGCCCTCGGCTGCGGCGTGCTCGCACTCGCCGCGACCCTGCCGGCGACGGGTCTGGCGGTCGCCGACGAGGCGGCCACCGCGCCCGCGACGCTCACGCTGGTCACCCTGCAGGGTGCCGGCACCGCCGCCGGCCGTGCCGACGCCTCCGACCTGCTCGCCCGCCAGGACGCCGTGCTCGCCTCGATCGGCGTCGGCGAGCCGACCTACCGCTGGACCACCGCCCTCAACGGCTTCGCCGCGCCCCTCACCGACGCCCAGCTCCACGAGCTCGACGACCAGCCCGGGGTCGTCGCGATCGAGGCCGACCAGGTCCGTCCGCTCGCCGGGCGGACGTCGTTCGCCGCCGTCCGCGGTGCTGCGGGGTCCCCACGGCTGAAGGGTGGCGCCGGGGTCGTGATCGGCGTGGTCGACTCCGGGATCGCGCCCGGCTCCCCCGCCTTCGCCGCAGTGCCCGGCCTCGGTGCCTCCCCGCGCGACTTCGCGGGCGAGTGCGTCGAGGGCGAGGGCTGGTCGGTCGAGGAGTGCACGCGCAAGGTCGTCGGCGCCCGCTGGTTCGTCAACGGCTTCGGCGCCGACCGGATCCGCTCCTCGGAGACCCTCTCGGCGCTCGACGACCTCGGCCACGGCACCCAGGTCGCCTCGGTCGCGGCCGGCAACGCCGGCGTCACCGTGCGGGTCGACGACCGGGACGCCGGTCAGTTCGGCGGCGTCGCACCCCAGGCCCGGGTCGCCGCCTACAAGGCCTGCTGGGGCGCACCCGACCCGTCGGGCGACGGCTGCTCCACGGCTGACGTGGTCAGCGCCGTGGACGCGGCGGTCGCCGACCGGGTCGACGTGCTGAGCCTGGCGCTGGCCGGTGGCGAGGGCATCGACACGCTCCAGCGTGCGCTGCTCGGCGCCGCGGAGGCCGACATCGTCGTCGTCGGTGCCGCTGGCAACGCGGCCGGCTCGGCGTACGCCGCCCACGCGGGGCCGTGGGTGACCACGGTCGGCGCGGCCGTCGGCCGGATGTCACGTGGCCGCATCACCCTGCCCGGCGGCCGGACGTGGACCGGCGGCGGACGACCCGTCGCCGTCGCGGGCCGCCTCGTGCTCGCCGGGGACGCGGCCGCACCTGGTGCCACCCGGACCGCCGCCGCCCAGTGCCGTCCCGGCGCCCTCGACACCCGGCAGGTCGCCGACCGCATCGTCGTGTGCCGCCGCGGCGGCATCGGCCGCATCGACAAGTCCGACGCCGTCGCCCTGGCCGGTGGTCGCGCGATGGTCCTGGTCAACCGGCGACCGGGGGCGGTGAGCGCCGACCTCCACGCCGTGCCGACCGTGCACCTCGCCGCGACCGCGGGACGCGAGCTCACCCGCTGGGCCGCGCGACACCCCGACACCCGCGTCCGGATGACCCGGGTCGGCGGCGACCCCGGCACGCGCCGTACGGCTCCGTGGAGCGCGGCCGGCGACCCCCGCGGTGCCGCCCTCAAGCCCGACGCCGTGGCCGACGGGGACGCCGTCCTCGGCGCCCTGCCCGACTCCACCGGTCGCGGGTGGGGCGTGTTCAACGGCAGCTCGGCGGCCACGGCCCACGCGAGCGGCCTCGCCGCGCTCGTCCGCTCCGCGCACCCCGACTACTCCGCAGCCGTCGTCCGCTCCCTGGTCGTCACGGCGGCCCGCCGGGTCCCCGGCTCGTCGGCCCTCCAGCAGGGCTCCGGCGCGCTCCCCGGCCGTGCGCCGACGGCCCACCTGGCGCTCGACGTGGCGCCGGGTGCGTGGCGTCGTGCACTGCGCACCCACAGCCTCGCCGACCTCAACACCAGCTCGCTGCTGCTGTCGGCACGGCAGCGGACTGCGGTGCGCACGCTGACCAACATCGGCACCCGACCCGAGTACTTCTCCGTCACCGCCAGGGGCTTCACCTCCCACCAGGTGCGCGTGCAGCCCCTCGCCGTACGCCTCGCGCCGGGCGAGTCCGCGCGCTTCACCATCACCGTCTCGGGCCCCAGCACCCCCGGCCGCCTCGACGACGGCGAGCTCGTCTGGCTCGGCGCCCGCGGCGGCGTCACCCGGGTCCCGGTCGCGCTGACCCGCTGAGCCCACCTCACGAGGACCCTCCGGGCGTGATGGCGAGCTCCTACGCCTCGCGGGTGATGGTCATCTCGCGGTCACCGTAGACGACCTTGTCGCCGTCGACGAGCGCGGCCGGCTTGCCGGGGGCGAGCTGCCGCGACACGCCCTGGCGCACGAGCATCGTGCCGTTGGTCGAGCCGCGGTCCATCACGACGATCGTGCCGTCGCTCGCCGGGCCGAACTGGGCATGGGTCTTGGACACCGACATGTCCGCCGACTGCAGCGGGATGAGGTGGGCGACCTGCTCGCCCGCCCGGGCCTCCGGGCGCCGACCGACGAGCGCCAGGCCGGCGATCACGAAGCTCTCGCCGTTGTCGAAGTGCACCCGCCACCGGGCAGCCACCGGCTGCGGGCGCTGGGGCGGCGGCGACCACTGCGGCGCGGACTGGTGGGGCGGCGCCTGCGGAGGCAGCTGTTGCGGTGGCACCTGCTGCGGGTAGGGCGGGCCCGGCGGCGGAGCCTGCAGCGGAGGCGCCTGCTGCTGGGGCGCCTGCTGCTGCGGCGCGGTCCCGGGTGCGGGGCCCGCACCGGGAGGGGCGATGACGTCGGCGGGCAGCGGCTGGCGGCGCATCGACTGCTCGGAGCGCTCGGGCGTGCGCGGCACCTCGATCGCGGGGGCCGGGATCAGCCGCATGGCGGTGAGGTTGACGATGTGGCGCGGACCCTCGTCGACCGCGTCCTCCACCTCGACCACGGGCCGTACGTCGACCACGACGGTGTGGGTCAGGTGGTCGTGCCACCCGCGGCGCTGGCGGCCGCGGTCCTCGACGGCCGTCCAGGCCAGGGCCGCCATGCCGATGCCGAAGGTCGGCAGCCCGCAGAAACCGAGCACGAACGAGCGCAGGAGGGCCGGGCCGACGCCGATCGGGGTGCCGGTGCCGTGGTGGACCACCCGGAGTCCGGTCATCGCCTTGCCGGGCGAGGAGCCGCCGATCCCGAGCACGACCGCGAGGACGAGCCAGAGCAGCACCGTCGCACCGGCGACCGCGCCGACGACGGTCCAGAGCTCGTCGGAGATCGCGTAGGCCGTCACCAGCCCGACGGCGGCGAGCAGGCTCCACGCCAGCAGCCGGTCGATCGCGAACGCGGTGAAGCGCCGCTCGAGCTGGGCGACGGGGTAGGTCAACGCCTGTGGCTGGGCCGGCGCGAGCTGCTGGGGGTGCGGGGGGTGCTGGGTCACGGGGTGTCGCTAGGGGTTGGTGACCTGGATGGTGACGCCGTCGCCGAGGTCGAGGACGGCACCGGGGACCAGGCTGACCGCGATGCCGGGCTTGAGCTCCTCCGGGTCGAGGCCGGGCTGGGCGAGGACCGTGCCGTTGGTGGAGCCGAGGTCGGTCGCGATCGCCGAGCCGTGGTCGGCGCCGGCGCCGGGGCGGATCTCGAGGTGCGTCGAGGAGATCTCCTGCTGCGGGCTGGGGACCGACACGACGTGCGGCTGGTCGTGCGAGGCAAAGCGCCGCGCCTCAGGCGCGCGGCCGACGAGCACGGTGCGGTCGACCAGGACGACGTCGCCGGTCGAGAAGACGAGCGACGCGACGGGCTGGGACACCACGTCCGGGGCGATCTCCTGGCCGGGGATCGGCGGACGGGCGAAGTCGGGGATCGGCGCACCGGCCTGGGTGTGGCCGTCGTGCTCGGACCACGCCTCGTCGACGACCGGGGTCTCGCCGGTCGGGGTCGGGTCGTCGCCCGGCTCGCCGAAGCTCATCGGCGTCGACGCGACGGGCTCGGCCTCCACGGCCGGCTCGGCGTCGGGCACCGGGCTCGACAGCGCGTCGTCCAGGGCGGGCGCCGGCGCGACGGGGTCGGCGTACGGCTCCGGGGTCGACGCGTCGACGGGCTCGTCGACCGGTTCCTCGACCGCTGCCTCCACGGGCTGCTCCACGGGCTGCTCGACGGGCTGCTCGGCCGGCTGCTCGACGGGAGCGAACGAGGCGGAGGGGTCGGGCGCCCCGACCGGGGCGCCGACCTCGACGACTGACACCCGGGCGACGCCGGCCGTCAGGGGGAGGTCGGCGACCCCGTCACCGGTCAGGGTGAGGCGCACGCTGGTGACACCGGTGACGAGGCGCTCGGCCCACGCGGTGCCCGGCGCAGCCGTGACCAGCTCGTCGCCGTCGGTCGAGGAGACGGTCGCGCTGGGCGCGCCGCGGACGATCAGCCGCGTGGCGTCGTCGCCGTGGGCGACGAGCGCGAAGTGGTCGAGCGAGGCGAGTCCGCCCGCGAGCAGGGCGTCGAGCACGGCGTCGGCACCGGCACCCGCGTCGGCGAGGTCCCAGATCGCGGCGACCCGGCCGCGCTGGCTGCCGGGCAGCAGGACGGTGACCTCGTCACCCACGACGGCGTACCAGTCGCCCGTGGCGAACCTGGCCTCAGTGCTCACAGTCGTCCCCCCAGCTTGGATTCGAGGCTCTCCAGCTGGCGCTGGGAGTCATACGTGGCGTCCTTCACCAATCCCACCACATCGACGACGATCGCCGTGGCGTTGTCGCGACCTCCGGCGGCGATCGCGGCGCGGACGAGCTTGTCAGCCGCGTCGCGCGGGTCGGCGACGGTCTCGAGGATGTCCTCGATCTCCTTGTCCTCGATCATCCCGGAGATGCCGTCGCTGCAGAGCAGCAGGCGCTCGACGGAGCCGAGGGGCAGGAGGAAGAAGTCGGGGTGGATGCCGCCCGGGCTGCCCAGCGCGCGCGTGATGACGTGGCGCTCGGGGTGCACGGCCGCCTCCTCGGCGGTGATGTGGCCGGCGTCGACGAGCTCCTGCACGACTGAGTGGTCGACGCTCACCTGCTCGAGGCGGCCCTCGGTGATGCGGTAGATCCGCGAGTCGCCGAGGTTGGCCAGCAGCCACTTGGCCACGCCCTGGTCGTCGACGAGCACCGCCACGACCGCGGTCGTGCCGGCGTGCCAGCCGGGCTGGACCGCCCGATGGGCGTTGCCGAGCTCGACGATGCGGGTCTGCGCGCGCGAGAAGGCGTCGGCCACCTGCTCGGCGCCGCGGGTCGGGTCGTAGGAGCCGGCCAGCCGCTCGAACTCCTCGACGACCATCTGGCTCGCGACGTCACCGCCGGAGTGGCCGCCCATGCCGTCGGCGACGACGAAGACCGGCGGCGCGACCAGGAAGGAGTCCTCGTTGACCTTGCGCACCAGACCGACGTCGGTCGCCGCCCCGTGGTGCAGATCAACGTTCCTCATGCCGCGCCCTCTTCGCCCCGTGTCGAGATCGTGGGCGATGGTGGCTGCCCGGCGAGTAGCGTAAGAGGGATGTCCAGTTCAGCGCGGACGACACCCGCACGCACCCTCGCCGACCAGCTGCGCAGCTGGCCCGACGAGCGACTCGTGGCGCTGCTGGGGGCCCGACCGGATCTCGCCACACCCGCCCCTCAGGATTCGTCGCAGCTGGCCTCGCGGGCCGCCACTCGCTCGTCGATTCACCGGGCCCTCGACGGCCTGGACCGTCTCGAGCTCACCGTCCTTGATGCCCTGCTGGTTGCAGGTCAAACCACTTCCGCGCACCTGATCTCCCTCGTCTTCGCCGACGAGGGGCGTACGGCGTCCGCGCTCCAGCGGCTGCTCGACCTCGCCCTGGCCTGGGAGGGTCCGGGCGGCGTCCGCGCGCTGACCGGCGTCGCGGACGCGATGCGCGGCATGCCCGGCATCACGAGCGGCCTGCGGCCGTCGAGCCCCGACCCGGCACCCGCCCCCGACATCGCCGCGCGGATCGCCGAGCTGAGCCCGGCCGCGACCGCGCTGCTGCGGCACGTCGACGAGCACGGCGGCGAGGGCACGACCGGTGCAGCCAGGCGCACGGTGGCCCCCGCCGACGCCCGCACGCCCGCCGAGGAGCTGCTGAGCCGACGCCTGCTCGTGCCGCGGGAGGGCGACAGCGTGGTGCTGCCGGGCGAGGTCGGGCTGGCGCTCCGTGGCGGGCGCACGACCACGGGGCCGGTCGACGACGTGCCGTCCCTGGCGACGTCGTCGCGCGAGCCCGCGCTGGTCGCCCGCACGGCTGCCGGAGCCGCCTTCGACGTCGTACGACGCGTGGAGCTGCTGCTCGACCACTGGGGCGTCGCACCTCCGGCGGTCCTGCGCAGCGGCGGCCTGGCCGTCCGCGACCTGAAGGCCACGGCGACCGAGCTGCACGTCGACGAGGCCGAGGCCGCGCTCATCGTGGAGCTGGCGCTATCCGCCGGTCTGGTCGCCGAGGCGGCGGTCGCCGACGGGACGCCGTCGTGGCTGCCGACCGAGGAGTTCGACGTGTGGTCCGGGCGAGGTGTCTCCGAGCGCTGGGCACGGCTGGTCGGCGGCTGGCTGGCCAGCAGCCGGATGCCGTCGCTCGTCGGCTCGCGCGACTCCGCAGGGAAGGCGTGGAACGCGCTCGCCCCGGAGCTCTCCAGCGGCCTGGCGGAGGAGGCCCGCCGCCTCGCGCTGGGCGAGCTGGCCGGCCTGCCCGACGGCGAGGTGCTCGCCGCCGGCACCGGGATCGCCTCGCTCGTCCGGCGGGTCGACTGGCTGCGCCCGCGCAGGCCACGGGTCTTCGCCGACCTCGTCGCCGCCGCCGTCGCGGAGGCCGCGGTGCTCGGCGTGAGCGGCGCGGGCGGGTTGCCACCGAGCGGCCGGCTGGTCGCCGACGGCGACCTCCCGGGCGCCGCCGCGGCCATCGACCCGCAGCTGCCCCAGGCCGTCGACCACGTCCTCCTGCAGGCCGACCTCACGGCGGTCGCGCCCGGTCCGCTGGAGACCGAGGTCGCCCGGCGCCTGCACCTGCTCGCCGACGTGGAGTCGCGCGGCGGAGCCACCGTCTACCGCTTCACGCCGGGCTCGCTGCGCCGCGGCTTCGACGCCGGCTGGTCGGCCGTCGAGGTGCGCGACTTCCTCACGACCGTGTCGCAGACCCCGGTCCCGCAGCCGCTGGAGTTCCTCGTCGACGACGTCGCGCGCACCTTCGGCACGGTCCGCGTCGGTCACGCCGAGGCGTTCCTGCGCGCCGACGACGAGGCCGCCCTCGCCTCCCTCGTGCACGACCCCCGCGCCCGCACGCTCGGCCTGCGCCTGCTGGCCCCGACGGTCGCCATCGCCACCTCCCCGCTCGACGTGCTGCTCCCCCGCCTGCGCGAGCTCGGTGCCGCGCCCGTCGTCGAGGCCGCCGACGGCACGGTCCGGGTGTCGCGCCCCGACCTGCACCGCGCCCGCACCCGACGCGGCCGCCGACCGGCCGGTGCCGTCGAGGCGCGTGCCGCGGCCCAGGTCCGGGCCGTGGCGACCGCGATCCGCGCCGGCGACCGGGCGGAGTCGTCCCGGCCGTCGACGGCCGAGGCCACGAACCCGTCGGCCGCGCTCGCCGCCATCCGCGAGGCCATCGAGGCCGGCTCCACCCTCGTCATCGGCTACGTCGACAACCACGGAGCCACCGGCGAGCGCGTCGTCGACCCGCGCCGGCTCGACGGCGGCCGGCTGTCGGCGTACGACCACCGCGCCGACGACGTGCGCGAGTTCGCGGTGCACCGCATCACGGGCGTGCGGACCGTGTGAATGGTGTAAGGACCATTCCCCGCTACGATTGAAATGTGGACTTCATCCGCTACGCCGAGCGCTCCGCCGCGCTCGTCAACGCCGAGCTGGTCGACGAGGGCGCGCTGCACGACCACCTCGCCGACCGCACGTGGCTGCACCGGTCCGTGGTCGCGGCCGACGTCCCGGCGCTCCGGGCCTTCCAGGACGAGCTGCGGCCGGTGTTCGAGGCGTCCGACGTCGACGACGTGCCCCTCGTGGTGAGCTCGCTCAACGACCTGCTCGCCAGTCACCCGGTCACGCCGATGATCTCCGACCACGACCCGTCGAACCTCCACATGCACGTGACCAACCGGGCCTCCTCGGTCGCCGAGCTGCTGGTCGCCGAGTCCCTGATGGGCCTGGCGAACCTGGTCTGCGACCTCGGCGCCACCCGGCTCGGCATCTGCTCGGAGGCGCGTTGCGACAACGTCTTCGTCGACACCTCGCCCAACCAGTCGCGCCGCTACTGCTCCGACCGGTGCTCGTCGCGGGCCAACGTGGCCGCCTACCGTGCGCGGCAGAGGGCCGCAGCCAGCTGATCCGTAGGATCGATGGGTGAACGACGGCCCCCTGATCGTCCAGTCGGACAAGACGCTCCTGCTCGAGGTCGACCACCCGTCGGCCGCCGAGGCCCGCAAGGCGATCGCCCCGTTCGCCGAGCTCGAGCGGTCCCCCGAGCACATCCACACCTACCGCCTGACCCCGCTCGGTCTCTGGAACGCCCGCGCCGCCGGGCACGACGCCGAGCAGGTCGTCGACGCGCTGCTGACCTGGAGCAGGTACGCCGTCCCGCACGCGCTGCTCGTCGACGTGGCCGAGACGATGGGGCGCTACGGCCGGCTCCGCCTCGAGAAGCACCCGGTCCACGGGCTGGTGCTGTCGTCGACGGACCAGCCGGTGCTCGAGGAGGTGCTGCGCGCGAAGAAGATCGCCGGCATGCTCGGCGAGCGGCTCGACGACGCCTCGGTCGCCGTCCACCCCAGCGAGCGCGGCAACCTCAAGCAGGCGCTGCTCAAGCTCGGCTGGCCGGCCGAGGACTTCGCCGGCTACGTCGACGGCGAGGCGCACGCGATCGACCTC is a window of Nocardioides oleivorans DNA encoding:
- a CDS encoding S8 family serine peptidase, producing the protein MGGRAVGRALGCGVLALAATLPATGLAVADEAATAPATLTLVTLQGAGTAAGRADASDLLARQDAVLASIGVGEPTYRWTTALNGFAAPLTDAQLHELDDQPGVVAIEADQVRPLAGRTSFAAVRGAAGSPRLKGGAGVVIGVVDSGIAPGSPAFAAVPGLGASPRDFAGECVEGEGWSVEECTRKVVGARWFVNGFGADRIRSSETLSALDDLGHGTQVASVAAGNAGVTVRVDDRDAGQFGGVAPQARVAAYKACWGAPDPSGDGCSTADVVSAVDAAVADRVDVLSLALAGGEGIDTLQRALLGAAEADIVVVGAAGNAAGSAYAAHAGPWVTTVGAAVGRMSRGRITLPGGRTWTGGGRPVAVAGRLVLAGDAAAPGATRTAAAQCRPGALDTRQVADRIVVCRRGGIGRIDKSDAVALAGGRAMVLVNRRPGAVSADLHAVPTVHLAATAGRELTRWAARHPDTRVRMTRVGGDPGTRRTAPWSAAGDPRGAALKPDAVADGDAVLGALPDSTGRGWGVFNGSSAATAHASGLAALVRSAHPDYSAAVVRSLVVTAARRVPGSSALQQGSGALPGRAPTAHLALDVAPGAWRRALRTHSLADLNTSSLLLSARQRTAVRTLTNIGTRPEYFSVTARGFTSHQVRVQPLAVRLAPGESARFTITVSGPSTPGRLDDGELVWLGARGGVTRVPVALTR
- a CDS encoding DUF2530 domain-containing protein, translated to MTIVDLGDEQPTQHEIGNRTYIVAQVEPLDVDGVRTTEVGTALWLLGFLGLLPFWSTLQDNGRTWWLWTCLAGFGLGLCGLEYCRRRRKERAAQRGAGGAHR
- a CDS encoding RDD family protein, coding for MTQHPPHPQQLAPAQPQALTYPVAQLERRFTAFAIDRLLAWSLLAAVGLVTAYAISDELWTVVGAVAGATVLLWLVLAVVLGIGGSSPGKAMTGLRVVHHGTGTPIGVGPALLRSFVLGFCGLPTFGIGMAALAWTAVEDRGRQRRGWHDHLTHTVVVDVRPVVEVEDAVDEGPRHIVNLTAMRLIPAPAIEVPRTPERSEQSMRRQPLPADVIAPPGAGPAPGTAPQQQAPQQQAPPLQAPPPGPPYPQQVPPQQLPPQAPPHQSAPQWSPPPQRPQPVAARWRVHFDNGESFVIAGLALVGRRPEARAGEQVAHLIPLQSADMSVSKTHAQFGPASDGTIVVMDRGSTNGTMLVRQGVSRQLAPGKPAALVDGDKVVYGDREMTITREA
- a CDS encoding DUF3027 domain-containing protein; translated protein: MIALPTRAGKPDSALAKAVDLARQVVLEVAEPEELGDHLGARAEGERVVTHQFACVRPGYPGWFWSVTLTRAKRGKELTVNEVVLLPGDEAIVAPAWVPYKERIQPGDLSPGDLLPVEDEDARLVPTYLVGDDPLDTPLDGDAKAQVRRVAEDLGLGRVRTLSREGLDMAAERWHAGTGGPDAPLAKSAPDHCFSCGFLVRLNGSLSMSFGVCANGNANDDGRVVTLDHGCGAHSEVKLARKQQPLPMPEHVFDTLTDDGFRPA
- a CDS encoding class I SAM-dependent methyltransferase, which produces MSLPRTRWELTGQGNRGYGQHFAEQVARGADVDGEARFVDALAARGARILDIGSGMGRVAASLQARGHEVVATEPDPDLRAQSESTYADLAVLPHEALALDPAEVGAFDLVVVVGNVMIYLGEDTEVAVLERVRDLLAPGGRAVVGFHLTAVKTGSRTYPADEFVADVASAGLRVVHRFGSYELHEPNDDYAVWVLTRA
- a CDS encoding cold-shock protein; translation: MPSGKVKWYDAEKGFGFLSQESGPDVYVHSDALPEGVTTLKAGTKVEFGIAQGRRGDQALQVRVVDAPASVTRNQRNAQRKQPDAMVTIVEDLIKMLEGVEETYRRGRHPERAAGRGTAKVLRALADELEI
- a CDS encoding MFS transporter, which encodes MTSERPHPVPGQDPGHEQEHDAGQPTEPMSAHPSGAVRRSLSGAARGVRATGRGARAVGHGAGTAGQYAVRQARRAARAEGAGDSGLSRLIELHAFNAAGDAAVAISLAGTLFFQVPTGEARGQVALFLGITMLPFAIVAPLIGPFLDKFSHGRRWAVGSTMAIRGFLCWVLATAVATESYWLFPAALGVLVASKAYGVTRAAAVPRLVPPDLTLVKANARVSLAGVVGAGVSAPLAVLASTFGPEWSLRYAFVIFVIATIWAIRLPEQVDASHGEGDLVLGGEEVEPTTTGKRSRTRIPAAVAFALRANCGPRWLSGFLTMFMAFLLRENPIGDWRPEVLLGLVIGAAGLGNTLGITIGSLLRKLNPAVTVVLALLADAAVATVAALFYGLVPLVLLGLTAGLAQSLAKLSLDSTIQRDIPSRIQASAFARSDTTLQLAWVIGGFIGIAMPLMPQLGLGIAAGVLGLWATFVLVSRPARSAQAPARS